In one Mus caroli chromosome 14, CAROLI_EIJ_v1.1, whole genome shotgun sequence genomic region, the following are encoded:
- the Akap11 gene encoding A-kinase anchor protein 11 isoform X3 gives MPLFASLSRRLQAGQASELRYQIENGLARPQCRYSLNPWCCVDLLFNNIVHCSTTVMAAFQPLRNRHLRSKASVRKSFSEDVFQSVKALLQSEKELCSVSGGECLNQDEHPQLTEVTFLGFNEETDAAHMQDLAAVSLELPDLLNSLHFCSLSENEIICMKDTSKSSNVSSSPLNQSHHSGMLCVMRVSPTLPGLRIDFIFSLLSKYAAGIRHTLDMHEHQQHHLETTDEDDDDTNQSVSSIEDDFVTAFEQLEEEENAKLYNDEINIATLRSRCDAASQTTSGHHLESHDLKVLVSYGSPKSSAKPSPSVTVLGRKEAASVKTSVTTSVSEPWTQRSLYRSPSASDKDKDTQETFFPSPVYSSESECSSPSPVIFLDEEGYQKSLKAKLELPEIPVTKDDVEDSDSEVSEFFDSFDQFDELEQTLETYLLMEDPIIGKSSQKIGHKYEKSCMNPQKFKFERPALPANVRKPTPRKPESPYGHLSDAPDSPRPVMTSEDSGLFSPIRTSAFSPPGSCTPAEWFCQTDTGENRNHENYCTYEDYANNLSCEVLGSVLHTQHANTMSDINSIKRGRNNTVTFKHGDSDQKSTCKKSSVITGSVQKFAADLVGKSLGSAFKDLQKGVSSYTNTLCHLAVKLTSSVFQTAFNELRRQCAFSLKERAIGSLASLLVSDALSNALKDLQYVKKQMFTNTVARFATDLAEELVFEGIMEVCQFSCPQTPASSQCQSLDFEDKVVKSYAKDLSESVIQEAFIELSQTNMTFTTKAAVNVSMGNVKYVSAESVVSPTQTFTFSSSFSSQAVMMTKPMQEHKKEYTVQQALFCTSGIVTSIPVPLAGSALLPYHMSSTLYPSKCLSSEPSKASGGSTQEHIAIERGAEDVDCLRNTCLPSELNPCNQNDFKPTNGDIDRQSPSKLMSGPVIISNFSAAMVHTIVNETLESMTSFKATKPVDTNADYLTKTIKGKACSLSLCDQAAPQQNKASSKDMFAEQLSKSIIKHSLDKSKSMLPNIDKKTDSKEHMLDLGKESQMTLGETPKFLDFSDNSPHRSLLVGNYCVPECKDSVSFGFSLETLPSCSMMTNQKSDLKEVVKDKAVTRHNLNNTALEPMPFGQESSFRHSQTLSSAVLTCVDGLHVEDKQKIRDSNVIPDTPPSTPLVPSQTSSEWDIKKLTKQLKGELAKEFAPATPPSTPHNPSVGSLSENEQTTIEKEEFMLKLMRSLSEEVESSEGEEHPEMHVKAEHSGKKVQFAEALATHIISLATEVAASHLDHETTQEFKVQNPHLNVPSQRNVLSALSHSDESIQTCTFASDMAADVIAEAEKIANARNCMLFRHERNICHVEGDRGKAEEKLDVDDVAHPREVDTCVLSLPSGMPGLTYKYPSCESVTDEYAGHVIHVLQQEGGSGELIMDQYASRLAYRSVKSGVREAAKTVRMKCSSKLFPLHSCHVKTNKELLVFSSKERHQEVDRQRKRNGSHLCKYQTCERTQDPCRNELSELYSFSASLASSITRDAKKQLTTPKVDLPKSSTDGCFFEISECVDSSENVAGPELSKSCQPLQNHGFCQNTGYLSGYSCAENAQAIEQYARKVVGDTLELSLGPTVFHNSETTASADRITYAEKLSPLINEACRYCDLKEFHGCTRNSAQLFSKQSPCASAKPSSRSKLSSIRQKSRIFHLDVPQIHVNLDKRAVLAEKIVAEAIEKAERELSNTSLAADSGIGQDGISFAESLTTEIMTTAVTNAGHAVSSSREIEDFQATESLGSQQMNLSVGEDSTGSWSNLSFEDDHQDESSSFHHLSESDGPDDGDDEQEDGAEDLQQNGKTLLIMNIDMEPGAVDPQLRIILQWLIASEAEVAELYFQDSAKKEFILLSKQLQEKGWKVGDVLQAVLKYYEVVEKTSREERCKSLFDWLLENA, from the exons GATCTAGCTGCAGTTTCACTGGAACTTCCAGATCTTCTGAATTCGCTCCATTTCTGCAGTCTAAgtgaaaatgaaatcatttgtATGAAGGATACCAGTAAATCGTCCAATGTAAGCAGTAGTCCTCTAAATCAG AGTCATCATTCGGGAATGCTTTGTGTCATGAGAGTGTCACCTACATTACCAGGACTCAGAATTGATTTTATCTTTAGTCTCCTAAGTAAATATGCTGCTGGCATAAGACACACCCTGGACATGCACGAGCATCAGCAGCACCACCTTGAGACCactgatgaagatgatgatgataccAACCAGTCTGTGTCTTCCATAGAGGATGACTTTGTCACTGCTTTTGAGCAgttagaggaggaagagaatgcaaAGCTATATAATGATG AAATAAATATTGCTACACTAAGGAGCCGGTGTGATGCTGCTTCTCAGACTACTTCAGGCCACCATTTAGAAAGCCATGATTTAAAAGTGCTGGTTAGTTATGGATCGCCGAAGTCATCGGCTAAGCCCTCGCCTTCAGTAACTGTCCTGGGACGCAAGGAAGCTGCTTCTGTGAAAACGTCTGTTACAACATCGGTTTCAGAGCCCTGGACCCAGAGGAGTCTCTACAGGTCCCCCAGTGCCTCAGATAAAGACAAGGACACACAGGAgacattctttccttctcctgtctACTCCTCAGAGTCTGAGTGCTCAAGCCCAAGTCCTGTGATTTTTTTGGATGAAGAGGGATATCAAAAAAGTTTAAAAGCGAAACTTGAGCTGCCTGAAATTCCTGTGACAAAAGATGATGTAGAAGATTCAGACTCAGAAGTGAGTGAATTTTTTGATAGCTTTGATCAGTTTGATGAACTAGAGCAAACTTTGGAGACTTACCTGCTCATGGAAGATCCTATCATAGGGAAGTCATCACAGAAGATAGGGCACAAATATGAAAAATCTTGTATGAATCCTCAGAAATTCAAGTTTGAGCGTCCGGCTCTTCCAGCTAATGTTAGAAAGCCAACTCCTCGCAAACCTGAGTCTCCATATGGTCACCTGTCTGACGCTCCAGATTCCCCTCGTCCGGTGATGACATCAGAGGACAGTGGCTTGTTCAGCCCTATTCGAACCTCAGCTTTTAGTCCTCCTGGAAGCTGTACTCCTGCTGAATGGTTTTGCCAAACAGATACTGGTGAAAATAGGAATCATGAAAATTACTGCACTTATGAGGATTATGCAAATAATCTTTCTTGTGAAGTACTAGGCTCAGTTCTTCATACTCAACATGCAAACACAATGTCAGATATTAATAGTATTAAAAGGGGAAGAAATAATACTGTAACTTTTAAGCATGGAGACTCTGATCAAAAAAGTACATGTAAAAAATCTTCAGTGATTACAGGTAGTGTTCAGAAGTTTGCAGCAGATCTTGTGGGGAAAAGTTTGGGCAGTGCGTTTAAAGACTTACAGAAAGGAGTTTCTTCATATACCAATACATTGTGCCACTTAGCTGTCAAATTGACATCATCTGTATTTCAGACGGCATTTAATGAACTTAGAAGGCAGTGTGCATTTTCACTAAAAGAACGAGCCATTGGTAGCCTGGCCAGTCTTTTGGTGAGTGATGCCTTATCAAATGCCTTGAAAGACTTACAGTATGTAAAAAAGCAGATGTTTACAAACACAGTTGCTAGGTTTGCTACGGACCTTGCTGAAGAACTTGTTTTTGAAGGTATCATGGAAGTGTGTCAGTTTTCATGTCCTCAAACACCCGCATCTTCACAGTGTCAGTCACTTGACTTTGAAGACAAAGTCGTGAAGTCCTACGCCAAAGATTTGTCTGAATCTGTAATACAAGAAGCATTCATAGAACTGTCACAGACTAACATGACTTTTACAACAAAGGCAGCAGTTAATGTTTCTATGGGTAATGTCAAGTATGTGAGTGCAGAAAGTGTAGTGTCCCCTACACAGAcctttacattttcttcatccttcaGCAGTCAAGCAGTTATGATGACAAAACCAATGCAGGAGCATAAGAAGGAATACACAGTGCAGCAGGCTTTGTTTTGTACCTCAGGAATTGTCACTTCTATACCAGTGCCCTTGGCAGGTAGTGCCCTTCTCCCGTATCATATGTCATCTACTTTGTATCCTTCCAAGTGTCTTTCATCTGAGCCTAGTAAAGCAAGTGGTGGCTCTACCCAAGAACACATTGCCATAGAACGCGGTGCAGAGGACGTGGATTGTCTCAGAAATACCTGTCTACCTTCAGAACTCAATCCATGCAACCAGAATGACTTCAAACCAACTAACGGTGATATTGACAGGCAGAGTCCTTCAAAGTTAATGAGTGGCCCTGTAATTATTAGCAACTTTTCCGCAGCGATGGTACATACAATAGTAAATGAAACCTTAGAGTCCATGACATCCTTCAAAGCTACAAAACCTGTTGATACAAATGCAGATTATTTAACTAAAACAATAAAGGGAAAAGcctgttctctttccctttgtgatCAAGCAGCACCACAACAGAACAAAGCTAGCAGTAAGGACATGTTTGCTGAGCAGTTATCAAAGTCTATTATTAAACATTCCCTGGATAAAAGCAAGTCAATGCTTCCAAATATAGATAAAAAAACAGATAGTAAGGAACACATGCTTGATCTTGGAAAAGAATCACAGATGACCTTGGGGGAAACTCCCAAATTCCTTGACTTTTCAGATAACTCACCTCACCGTTCACTCTTGGTCGGAAACTATTGTGTCCCAGAATGTAAAGATTCTGTGAGTTTTGGATTTTCTCTAGAGACACTGCCATCTTGTTCAATGATGACAAATCAGAAATCTGACTTGAAGGAAGTTGTGAAGGACAAAGCAGTGACAAGGCACAATTTGAATAATACTGCACTTGAGCCCATGCCTTTTGGACAGGAAAGCTCTTTCCGTCACTCACAGACTTTATCATCTGCAGTGCTTACCTGTGTAGATGGTTTGCATGTGGAAGATAAGCAGAAAATCAGAGACAGCAATGTAATACCTGATACTCCCCCATCAACTCCTTTAGTGCCATCCCAGACTAGTTCTGAATGGGACATCAAAAAATTAACCAAACAACTCAAGGGGGAGTTAGCCAAAGAATTTGCACCCGCAACACCACCTTCAACGCCTCACAACCCATCTGTTGGTAGTTTGTCTGAGAATGAGCAAACTACTATAGAAAAGGAAGAGTTCATGTTGAAGCTCATGCGTTCTCTTTCAGAAGAAGTTGAGAGCAGTGAAGGTGAAGAACACCCAGAAATGCATGTAAAGGCAGAGCACTCGGGGAAAAAAGTCCAGTTTGCGGAAGCATTAGCTACACACATCATTTCTCTTGCAACTGAAGTGGCAGCCTCCCACTTAGATCATGAGACCACTCAAGAATTCAAGGTCCAAAACCCTCACTTAAATGTACCAAGTCAAAGAAATGTGCTGTCAGCTTTAAGTCATTCCGATGAAAGCATACAGACATGCACTTTTGCAAGTGATATGGCAGCTGATGTCATTGCAGAAGCCGAGAAGATTGCAAACGCTAGAAACTGTATGCTTTTCAGGCATGAGAGGAACATTTGTCATGTTGAAGGTGACCGAGGTAAAGCAGAAGAGAAACTGGATGTGGATGATGTTGCACATCCAAGAGAAGTCGATACATGTGTTCTTTCATTACCAAGTGGCATGCCAGGTCTGACATACAAGTATCCCAGTTGTGAAAGTGTGACTGATGAGTATGCAGGGCATGTTATTCACGTGCTCCAACAGGAAGGTGGCAGTGGTGAGCTGATCATGGATCAGTATGCCAGTAGACTAGCCTACCGGTCTGTCAAGTCAGGAGTTCGGGAAGCAGCTAAGACAGTAAGAATGAAGTGCAGTTCCAAACTGTTCCCTCTGCACAGCTGTCatgtgaaaacaaacaaggaaCTGTTGGTGTTCTCAAGTAAAGAGCGTCACCAAGAAGTAgatagacaaagaaaaagaaatggcagcCATCTTTGCAAATAccagacatgtgaaaggacacaggaTCCGTGTAGAAATGAACTTTCGGAACTGTACAGTTTTTCAGCCTCTCTTGCTAGCAGCATAACAAGAGATGCAAAGAAACAACTCACAACACCTAAAGTTGACTTGCCAAAATCCTCAACAGATGGTTGTTTTTTTGAAATATCTGAATGTGTTGACAGCAGTGAGAATGTTGCTGGACCAGAACTTTCAAAGTCTTGTCAACCTTTGCAAAACCATGGATTTTGCCAGAATACAGGCTATCTAAGTGGATATAGTTGTGCAGAGAATGCTCAAGCTATAGAACAGTATGCTAGAAAAGTAGTGGGTGACACTTTAGAGCTAAGTTTAGGACCCACGGTTTTTCATAATTCAGAGACCACAGCATCAGCAGATAGGATTACTTACGCAGAAAAATTGTCACCGCTTATAAATGAAGCTTGCAGATACTGTGACCTTAAGGAATTCCATGGTTGCACCAGAAATTCTGCTCAGCTCTTTTCAAAGCAGAGTCCGTGTGCTAGTGCTAAGCCAAGTTCACGTTCAAAACTTAGTAGCATTCGTCAGAAATCAAGAATTTTTCATCTTGATGTACCTCAAATTCATGTTAATCTTGATAAAAGGGCGGTGCTTGCAGAGAAGATAGTTGCTGAAGCTattgagaaagcagagagagagttGAGCAACACAAGTTTGGCAGCTGATAGTGGAATCGGACAAGATGGCATTAGCTTTGCTGAGAGCCTTACCACAGAAATCATGACAACAGCTGTGACAAATGCCGGGCATGCTGTTAGCAG TTCAAGAGAAATAGAAGATTTTCAGGCAACTGAGTCACTTGGCAGCCAGCAGATGAATCTCAGTGTTGGTGAAGACAGCACAGGTAGCTGGTCCAACTTAAGTTTTGAGGATGACCATCAAGATGAAAGCAGCAGTTTCCATCATCTCAGTGAAAG TGATGGACCGGATGATGGGGATGACGAGCAGGAGGACGGTGCGGAAG ATTTGCAGCAAAATGGAAAGACTCTGCTAATTATGAACATTGACATGGAGCCTGGAGCTGTAGACCCGCAGCTAAGGATTATTCTTCAGTGGCTCATTGCCTCTGAGGCTGAAGTTGCAGAACTTTATTTTCAGGACTCTGCAAAGAAGGAGTTTATATTA CTTTCAAAGCAGTTAcaagagaaaggatggaaagtGGGAGATGTCCTGCAGGCTGTGCTTAAATACTACGAAGTGGTGGAAAAAACCTCAAGGGAGGAAAGATGCAAGTCGCTGTTTGATTGGCTTTTAGAGAATGCCTAG
- the Akap11 gene encoding A-kinase anchor protein 11 isoform X4, with translation MAAFQPLRNRHLRSKASVRKSFSEDVFQSVKALLQSEKELCSVSGGECLNQDEHPQLTEVTFLGFNEETDAAHMQDLAAVSLELPDLLNSLHFCSLSENEIICMKDTSKSSNVSSSPLNQSHHSGMLCVMRVSPTLPGLRIDFIFSLLSKYAAGIRHTLDMHEHQQHHLETTDEDDDDTNQSVSSIEDDFVTAFEQLEEEENAKLYNDEINIATLRSRCDAASQTTSGHHLESHDLKVLVSYGSPKSSAKPSPSVTVLGRKEAASVKTSVTTSVSEPWTQRSLYRSPSASDKDKDTQETFFPSPVYSSESECSSPSPVIFLDEEGYQKSLKAKLELPEIPVTKDDVEDSDSEVSEFFDSFDQFDELEQTLETYLLMEDPIIGKSSQKIGHKYEKSCMNPQKFKFERPALPANVRKPTPRKPESPYGHLSDAPDSPRPVMTSEDSGLFSPIRTSAFSPPGSCTPAEWFCQTDTGENRNHENYCTYEDYANNLSCEVLGSVLHTQHANTMSDINSIKRGRNNTVTFKHGDSDQKSTCKKSSVITGSVQKFAADLVGKSLGSAFKDLQKGVSSYTNTLCHLAVKLTSSVFQTAFNELRRQCAFSLKERAIGSLASLLVSDALSNALKDLQYVKKQMFTNTVARFATDLAEELVFEGIMEVCQFSCPQTPASSQCQSLDFEDKVVKSYAKDLSESVIQEAFIELSQTNMTFTTKAAVNVSMGNVKYVSAESVVSPTQTFTFSSSFSSQAVMMTKPMQEHKKEYTVQQALFCTSGIVTSIPVPLAGSALLPYHMSSTLYPSKCLSSEPSKASGGSTQEHIAIERGAEDVDCLRNTCLPSELNPCNQNDFKPTNGDIDRQSPSKLMSGPVIISNFSAAMVHTIVNETLESMTSFKATKPVDTNADYLTKTIKGKACSLSLCDQAAPQQNKASSKDMFAEQLSKSIIKHSLDKSKSMLPNIDKKTDSKEHMLDLGKESQMTLGETPKFLDFSDNSPHRSLLVGNYCVPECKDSVSFGFSLETLPSCSMMTNQKSDLKEVVKDKAVTRHNLNNTALEPMPFGQESSFRHSQTLSSAVLTCVDGLHVEDKQKIRDSNVIPDTPPSTPLVPSQTSSEWDIKKLTKQLKGELAKEFAPATPPSTPHNPSVGSLSENEQTTIEKEEFMLKLMRSLSEEVESSEGEEHPEMHVKAEHSGKKVQFAEALATHIISLATEVAASHLDHETTQEFKVQNPHLNVPSQRNVLSALSHSDESIQTCTFASDMAADVIAEAEKIANARNCMLFRHERNICHVEGDRGKAEEKLDVDDVAHPREVDTCVLSLPSGMPGLTYKYPSCESVTDEYAGHVIHVLQQEGGSGELIMDQYASRLAYRSVKSGVREAAKTVRMKCSSKLFPLHSCHVKTNKELLVFSSKERHQEVDRQRKRNGSHLCKYQTCERTQDPCRNELSELYSFSASLASSITRDAKKQLTTPKVDLPKSSTDGCFFEISECVDSSENVAGPELSKSCQPLQNHGFCQNTGYLSGYSCAENAQAIEQYARKVVGDTLELSLGPTVFHNSETTASADRITYAEKLSPLINEACRYCDLKEFHGCTRNSAQLFSKQSPCASAKPSSRSKLSSIRQKSRIFHLDVPQIHVNLDKRAVLAEKIVAEAIEKAERELSNTSLAADSGIGQDGISFAESLTTEIMTTAVTNAGHAVSSSREIEDFQATESLGSQQMNLSVGEDSTGSWSNLSFEDDHQDESSSFHHLSESSNGNSSSWSSLGLEGDLYEDNLSFPTSDSDGPDDGDDEQEDGAEDLQQNGKTLLIMNIDMEPGAVDPQLRIILQWLIASEAEVAELYFQDSAKKEFILLSKQLQEKGWKVGDVLQAVLKYYEVVEKTSREERCKSLFDWLLENA, from the exons GATCTAGCTGCAGTTTCACTGGAACTTCCAGATCTTCTGAATTCGCTCCATTTCTGCAGTCTAAgtgaaaatgaaatcatttgtATGAAGGATACCAGTAAATCGTCCAATGTAAGCAGTAGTCCTCTAAATCAG AGTCATCATTCGGGAATGCTTTGTGTCATGAGAGTGTCACCTACATTACCAGGACTCAGAATTGATTTTATCTTTAGTCTCCTAAGTAAATATGCTGCTGGCATAAGACACACCCTGGACATGCACGAGCATCAGCAGCACCACCTTGAGACCactgatgaagatgatgatgataccAACCAGTCTGTGTCTTCCATAGAGGATGACTTTGTCACTGCTTTTGAGCAgttagaggaggaagagaatgcaaAGCTATATAATGATG AAATAAATATTGCTACACTAAGGAGCCGGTGTGATGCTGCTTCTCAGACTACTTCAGGCCACCATTTAGAAAGCCATGATTTAAAAGTGCTGGTTAGTTATGGATCGCCGAAGTCATCGGCTAAGCCCTCGCCTTCAGTAACTGTCCTGGGACGCAAGGAAGCTGCTTCTGTGAAAACGTCTGTTACAACATCGGTTTCAGAGCCCTGGACCCAGAGGAGTCTCTACAGGTCCCCCAGTGCCTCAGATAAAGACAAGGACACACAGGAgacattctttccttctcctgtctACTCCTCAGAGTCTGAGTGCTCAAGCCCAAGTCCTGTGATTTTTTTGGATGAAGAGGGATATCAAAAAAGTTTAAAAGCGAAACTTGAGCTGCCTGAAATTCCTGTGACAAAAGATGATGTAGAAGATTCAGACTCAGAAGTGAGTGAATTTTTTGATAGCTTTGATCAGTTTGATGAACTAGAGCAAACTTTGGAGACTTACCTGCTCATGGAAGATCCTATCATAGGGAAGTCATCACAGAAGATAGGGCACAAATATGAAAAATCTTGTATGAATCCTCAGAAATTCAAGTTTGAGCGTCCGGCTCTTCCAGCTAATGTTAGAAAGCCAACTCCTCGCAAACCTGAGTCTCCATATGGTCACCTGTCTGACGCTCCAGATTCCCCTCGTCCGGTGATGACATCAGAGGACAGTGGCTTGTTCAGCCCTATTCGAACCTCAGCTTTTAGTCCTCCTGGAAGCTGTACTCCTGCTGAATGGTTTTGCCAAACAGATACTGGTGAAAATAGGAATCATGAAAATTACTGCACTTATGAGGATTATGCAAATAATCTTTCTTGTGAAGTACTAGGCTCAGTTCTTCATACTCAACATGCAAACACAATGTCAGATATTAATAGTATTAAAAGGGGAAGAAATAATACTGTAACTTTTAAGCATGGAGACTCTGATCAAAAAAGTACATGTAAAAAATCTTCAGTGATTACAGGTAGTGTTCAGAAGTTTGCAGCAGATCTTGTGGGGAAAAGTTTGGGCAGTGCGTTTAAAGACTTACAGAAAGGAGTTTCTTCATATACCAATACATTGTGCCACTTAGCTGTCAAATTGACATCATCTGTATTTCAGACGGCATTTAATGAACTTAGAAGGCAGTGTGCATTTTCACTAAAAGAACGAGCCATTGGTAGCCTGGCCAGTCTTTTGGTGAGTGATGCCTTATCAAATGCCTTGAAAGACTTACAGTATGTAAAAAAGCAGATGTTTACAAACACAGTTGCTAGGTTTGCTACGGACCTTGCTGAAGAACTTGTTTTTGAAGGTATCATGGAAGTGTGTCAGTTTTCATGTCCTCAAACACCCGCATCTTCACAGTGTCAGTCACTTGACTTTGAAGACAAAGTCGTGAAGTCCTACGCCAAAGATTTGTCTGAATCTGTAATACAAGAAGCATTCATAGAACTGTCACAGACTAACATGACTTTTACAACAAAGGCAGCAGTTAATGTTTCTATGGGTAATGTCAAGTATGTGAGTGCAGAAAGTGTAGTGTCCCCTACACAGAcctttacattttcttcatccttcaGCAGTCAAGCAGTTATGATGACAAAACCAATGCAGGAGCATAAGAAGGAATACACAGTGCAGCAGGCTTTGTTTTGTACCTCAGGAATTGTCACTTCTATACCAGTGCCCTTGGCAGGTAGTGCCCTTCTCCCGTATCATATGTCATCTACTTTGTATCCTTCCAAGTGTCTTTCATCTGAGCCTAGTAAAGCAAGTGGTGGCTCTACCCAAGAACACATTGCCATAGAACGCGGTGCAGAGGACGTGGATTGTCTCAGAAATACCTGTCTACCTTCAGAACTCAATCCATGCAACCAGAATGACTTCAAACCAACTAACGGTGATATTGACAGGCAGAGTCCTTCAAAGTTAATGAGTGGCCCTGTAATTATTAGCAACTTTTCCGCAGCGATGGTACATACAATAGTAAATGAAACCTTAGAGTCCATGACATCCTTCAAAGCTACAAAACCTGTTGATACAAATGCAGATTATTTAACTAAAACAATAAAGGGAAAAGcctgttctctttccctttgtgatCAAGCAGCACCACAACAGAACAAAGCTAGCAGTAAGGACATGTTTGCTGAGCAGTTATCAAAGTCTATTATTAAACATTCCCTGGATAAAAGCAAGTCAATGCTTCCAAATATAGATAAAAAAACAGATAGTAAGGAACACATGCTTGATCTTGGAAAAGAATCACAGATGACCTTGGGGGAAACTCCCAAATTCCTTGACTTTTCAGATAACTCACCTCACCGTTCACTCTTGGTCGGAAACTATTGTGTCCCAGAATGTAAAGATTCTGTGAGTTTTGGATTTTCTCTAGAGACACTGCCATCTTGTTCAATGATGACAAATCAGAAATCTGACTTGAAGGAAGTTGTGAAGGACAAAGCAGTGACAAGGCACAATTTGAATAATACTGCACTTGAGCCCATGCCTTTTGGACAGGAAAGCTCTTTCCGTCACTCACAGACTTTATCATCTGCAGTGCTTACCTGTGTAGATGGTTTGCATGTGGAAGATAAGCAGAAAATCAGAGACAGCAATGTAATACCTGATACTCCCCCATCAACTCCTTTAGTGCCATCCCAGACTAGTTCTGAATGGGACATCAAAAAATTAACCAAACAACTCAAGGGGGAGTTAGCCAAAGAATTTGCACCCGCAACACCACCTTCAACGCCTCACAACCCATCTGTTGGTAGTTTGTCTGAGAATGAGCAAACTACTATAGAAAAGGAAGAGTTCATGTTGAAGCTCATGCGTTCTCTTTCAGAAGAAGTTGAGAGCAGTGAAGGTGAAGAACACCCAGAAATGCATGTAAAGGCAGAGCACTCGGGGAAAAAAGTCCAGTTTGCGGAAGCATTAGCTACACACATCATTTCTCTTGCAACTGAAGTGGCAGCCTCCCACTTAGATCATGAGACCACTCAAGAATTCAAGGTCCAAAACCCTCACTTAAATGTACCAAGTCAAAGAAATGTGCTGTCAGCTTTAAGTCATTCCGATGAAAGCATACAGACATGCACTTTTGCAAGTGATATGGCAGCTGATGTCATTGCAGAAGCCGAGAAGATTGCAAACGCTAGAAACTGTATGCTTTTCAGGCATGAGAGGAACATTTGTCATGTTGAAGGTGACCGAGGTAAAGCAGAAGAGAAACTGGATGTGGATGATGTTGCACATCCAAGAGAAGTCGATACATGTGTTCTTTCATTACCAAGTGGCATGCCAGGTCTGACATACAAGTATCCCAGTTGTGAAAGTGTGACTGATGAGTATGCAGGGCATGTTATTCACGTGCTCCAACAGGAAGGTGGCAGTGGTGAGCTGATCATGGATCAGTATGCCAGTAGACTAGCCTACCGGTCTGTCAAGTCAGGAGTTCGGGAAGCAGCTAAGACAGTAAGAATGAAGTGCAGTTCCAAACTGTTCCCTCTGCACAGCTGTCatgtgaaaacaaacaaggaaCTGTTGGTGTTCTCAAGTAAAGAGCGTCACCAAGAAGTAgatagacaaagaaaaagaaatggcagcCATCTTTGCAAATAccagacatgtgaaaggacacaggaTCCGTGTAGAAATGAACTTTCGGAACTGTACAGTTTTTCAGCCTCTCTTGCTAGCAGCATAACAAGAGATGCAAAGAAACAACTCACAACACCTAAAGTTGACTTGCCAAAATCCTCAACAGATGGTTGTTTTTTTGAAATATCTGAATGTGTTGACAGCAGTGAGAATGTTGCTGGACCAGAACTTTCAAAGTCTTGTCAACCTTTGCAAAACCATGGATTTTGCCAGAATACAGGCTATCTAAGTGGATATAGTTGTGCAGAGAATGCTCAAGCTATAGAACAGTATGCTAGAAAAGTAGTGGGTGACACTTTAGAGCTAAGTTTAGGACCCACGGTTTTTCATAATTCAGAGACCACAGCATCAGCAGATAGGATTACTTACGCAGAAAAATTGTCACCGCTTATAAATGAAGCTTGCAGATACTGTGACCTTAAGGAATTCCATGGTTGCACCAGAAATTCTGCTCAGCTCTTTTCAAAGCAGAGTCCGTGTGCTAGTGCTAAGCCAAGTTCACGTTCAAAACTTAGTAGCATTCGTCAGAAATCAAGAATTTTTCATCTTGATGTACCTCAAATTCATGTTAATCTTGATAAAAGGGCGGTGCTTGCAGAGAAGATAGTTGCTGAAGCTattgagaaagcagagagagagttGAGCAACACAAGTTTGGCAGCTGATAGTGGAATCGGACAAGATGGCATTAGCTTTGCTGAGAGCCTTACCACAGAAATCATGACAACAGCTGTGACAAATGCCGGGCATGCTGTTAGCAG TTCAAGAGAAATAGAAGATTTTCAGGCAACTGAGTCACTTGGCAGCCAGCAGATGAATCTCAGTGTTGGTGAAGACAGCACAGGTAGCTGGTCCAACTTAAGTTTTGAGGATGACCATCAAGATGAAAGCAGCAGTTTCCATCATCTCAGTGAAAG CAGTAATGGTAACAGCAGTAGCTGGAGCAGTCTTGGTTTAGAAGGAGATTTGTATGAGGACAATTTATCCTTTCCAACATCAGACAG TGATGGACCGGATGATGGGGATGACGAGCAGGAGGACGGTGCGGAAG ATTTGCAGCAAAATGGAAAGACTCTGCTAATTATGAACATTGACATGGAGCCTGGAGCTGTAGACCCGCAGCTAAGGATTATTCTTCAGTGGCTCATTGCCTCTGAGGCTGAAGTTGCAGAACTTTATTTTCAGGACTCTGCAAAGAAGGAGTTTATATTA CTTTCAAAGCAGTTAcaagagaaaggatggaaagtGGGAGATGTCCTGCAGGCTGTGCTTAAATACTACGAAGTGGTGGAAAAAACCTCAAGGGAGGAAAGATGCAAGTCGCTGTTTGATTGGCTTTTAGAGAATGCCTAG